The stretch of DNA ATCTCGTGGATCTCGTCCTCCCCGTAAGGCGGGAAGTAGATATCGGTCGGCCGGAATACGGACGAAACCCTGCTGTCGACCTCCCTCATCAGATCGACGCCCATGTCGGATATTATGGCGATTACCCCGATCCTGACTCCTTCATAGGATTCGTGAGCCCGGAGGAGGGTGTACAGGACCTTGTTGATCTCGTTTTCGTAAAGAAGATAGTTTGCATCGTCGAGGCAGACGAGGAGGACAGCGTCCTTGTCGAGTATCAGTTTGCAGACCGAGTCGAAGAGAGACTTGAAAGAAGTCCCGGAAGCAGGCGGCTGCTGCCCCGAAAGCTTCCTGTAGATCCTTGAAAATATTGCGAACTTGGTGTTTTCAATCTGGCAGTTGACGTGTACCGGGATTATCCTGTGAGTGGCTTCTTCGATATCCAGGAAAAGCTTCTTTATGCTCGTCGTCTTCCCCGTGCCCGGGGGCCCCCTGCATATGGTATTGAGCGGTCTTGCACCCTTCATGCCGGGCCTGACCTGAAATGCGAGCTCCCTCATCTGGGTGTCGCGGAAATTGAACTGCTCGGGGACAAAGTCGATCTCGAATACCTCGGGGTCACGAAACAGCGTCTCCTCCCACATGAGCAGATTCTTCTTCATATTAGACATTTTCACCTGAAACCTATTAATTCATGCCTTAGGCGGTGTGAAAGAAAGTATGCGTTCGCAGTCCGCCTCTATTTCTGCATCTCCTCGAGGCATTTCTTGCAGAGCGAGCGTCCCATGAAGATCTGCGAGAGCTGCTCCTCGGCCTTCGAGATCGGCCTTCCGCACGAAGAGCATG from Methanolacinia petrolearia DSM 11571 encodes:
- a CDS encoding ORC1-type DNA replication protein; the encoded protein is MKKNLLMWEETLFRDPEVFEIDFVPEQFNFRDTQMRELAFQVRPGMKGARPLNTICRGPPGTGKTTSIKKLFLDIEEATHRIIPVHVNCQIENTKFAIFSRIYRKLSGQQPPASGTSFKSLFDSVCKLILDKDAVLLVCLDDANYLLYENEINKVLYTLLRAHESYEGVRIGVIAIISDMGVDLMREVDSRVSSVFRPTDIYFPPYGEDEIHEILNQRIQQGLYPNVVNEAMLDLVVEQTANLGDLRVGIDLLKRATLYAENDARRSLEREDICRAYEISKYLHLSHTAKTLKDEERDVLKIIAENSMDKKELSAGAIFELIKESRKMGYTRYYEIVKKLDAMRLLNLNYREGRGRTRLITLRYDPARVLEILD